A region of the Chloroflexota bacterium genome:
ATGGCGGCTCCGACGACGAGTCGGCCGGCGATCCCGCGCGGCGTCTCCCGGCCGGCCGGCACGATGCGGCCGAGATCGGGCAGCCCGGCCGCACCGAGGAGTGCGTCGGCGAGCGCGTGCAGGGCGACGTCGCCGTCCGAGTGGCCGGCCAGGCGCGGCGCACCCTCGATCGTGGTGCCGCCGAGCGCAAGGGGCTCGCCCGGACCGAACGGGTGACTGTCCGTTCCGAACCCCACCCGGACCGGACGGTCCGCCAGGGCGGGCTGCGGGCTGGTCGATGCGAGCAGCGTCTCGCGCACGCGGGCGAGATCCGCAGGCACGGTCACCTTGAGGTTCGAGGGGTCGCCGGGGATCGCATGGACGGGGATTCTAGCGGCCTCGAGGAAGGCGGCCTCGTCGGTGAACGTCAGCGGGCCGTCCGGAGGATTGACCGCCCAGGCCGCCCGGAGCGCGGCGGCTCGCACAGCCTGGGGCGTCTGGGCGACAGCGAGGGCCGCCCGGTCCATCGTCTCGATGACCCGGCCCTGGGCGAGCCGCTTGACCGTCTCCGCGATCGGCAGCGTCGGGATCGCTGCCCCATGGCGTTCCGCTGCCGCGATCGCGGCGAGGATGAGCTCGTGGCTCACCGCCGGACGGGCGCCGTCGTGGACGACGACGATCCGCTCATCCGGCGGATCGAGCGCGTCGAAGGCCGCGGCGACGGAGTCCTGGCGGCGACGACCGCCCGGCACGATGGCCGCGATCGACGGCGGAAGCCACGCGGCCGCCGCGACGGCGGCGACCCGCTCGGGTGCCACCGCGACGGCGATCCGGCCGACGTTCGGAACGGTGCCAAGAGCGCCGAGCGTCCAGGCAAGAAGCGGTCTGTCGCCGATGACGGCGTCGAGCTTGTCGATCCCACCCATCCGTCGACTCCCGCCCGCCGCGACGACGACGACGTCGAACGGGCGTGGCCGCGCGATGCCGTTCAATCCGTCCGCGGCTGCGCGAAGATCATCCGGCCGGCGACGGTCTGGAGGACACGCGTGACGGCGACGTCGAGGTCGCGATCCATGAATCGGGCGCCGCCCTCGACGACGATCATCGTGCCGTCGTCGAGGAAGCCGACCCCCTGACCGGCCTCCTTGCCCTCCTGGATCACGCGGACGCGAAGATCCTCGCCGGGGAGGAGCGCGGCCTTCACGGCGTTCGCGAGCGAGTTGATGTTCATGACCCGGATCCCCTGCAACTCGGCGACCCGGTTGAGGTTGAAGT
Encoded here:
- the ispF gene encoding 2-C-methyl-D-erythritol 2,4-cyclodiphosphate synthase translates to MNGIARPRPFDVVVVAAGGSRRMGGIDKLDAVIGDRPLLAWTLGALGTVPNVGRIAVAVAPERVAAVAAAAWLPPSIAAIVPGGRRRQDSVAAAFDALDPPDERIVVVHDGARPAVSHELILAAIAAAERHGAAIPTLPIAETVKRLAQGRVIETMDRAALAVAQTPQAVRAAALRAAWAVNPPDGPLTFTDEAAFLEAARIPVHAIPGDPSNLKVTVPADLARVRETLLASTSPQPALADRPVRVGFGTDSHPFGPGEPLALGGTTIEGAPRLAGHSDGDVALHALADALLGAAGLPDLGRIVPAGRETPRGIAGRLVVGAAMDRLAAAGYSPLSVDLTIVGARPRLAERLDGMRDAIAGILGLPASAVDVKGSTGNLGGMEGAGRGMTAHAVAVIGHLDPSAATAMRR